Proteins found in one Canis lupus baileyi chromosome 26, mCanLup2.hap1, whole genome shotgun sequence genomic segment:
- the MOCS3 gene encoding adenylyltransferase and sulfurtransferase MOCS3, with protein MASREEVLALQAEVARREEELSSLKQRLAAALLAEQAPERRVPVSPLPPKAALSREEILRYSRQLVLPELGVHGQLRLAAASVLVVGCGGLGCPLAQYLAAAGVGRLGLVDYDVVEMSNLARQVLHGEALAGQAKAFSAAASLRRLNSAVECVPYAQALTPATALDLVRRYDVVADCSDNVPTRYLVNDACVLAGRPLVSASALRFEGQITVYHYDGGPCYRCVFPQPPPAETVTNCADGGVLGVVTGVLGCLQALEVLKIAAGLGPSYSRSLLIFDALRGQFRCIQLRSRRLDCAACGERPTVTALQDYEAFCGSSATDKCRSLQLLSPEERVSVADYKRLLDSGSPHLLLDVRPQVEVDICRLPHALHIPLKHLERRNAESLKLLGEAIREGKQGAQAGAAFPVYVICKLGNDSQKAVKILQSLTAVQELESLTVQDVVGGLMAWAAKIDGTFPQY; from the coding sequence ATGGCTTCCAGGGAGGAGGTGCTCGCTCTGCAGGCAGAAGTTGCCCGGCGTGAGGAGGAGCTGAGTTCCTTGAAGCAGAGACTGGCGGCGGCTCTTTTGGCGGAGCAGGCGCCCGAGCGGCGGGTTCCGGTGTCACCCCTGCCGCCGAAGGCCGCTCTGTCTCGGGAGGAGATTTTGCGTTATAGCCGGCAGCTGGTGCTCCCGGAGCTGGGAGTGCACGGACAGCTGCGCCTGGCCGCCGCCTCGGTGCTCGTCGTGGGCTGCGGCGGGCTCGGCTGCCCGCTGGCGCAGTACCTGGCCGCGGCCGGCGTAGGCCGCCTTGGCCTTGTGGACTACGACGTAGTAGAAATGAGCAACTTGGCCCGGCAGGTGCTGCACGGCGAGGCGCTGGCCGGTCAGGCTAAGGCCTTTTCGGCCGCTGCCTCGCTGCGCCGCCTCAATTCCGCGGTAGAGTGCGTGCCCTATGCTCAAGCGCTGACGCCGGCCACGGCGCTAGACCTCGTCCGCCGCTATGACGTGGTGGCCGACTGTTCTGACAACGTGCCCACTCGCTATCTGGTCAATGACGCATGTGTGCTCGCCGGCCGGCCTCTCGTGTCCGCTAGCGCCCTGCGCTTCGAGGGCCAAATCACAGTGTACCACTACGACGGCGGGCCTTGCTATCGCTGCGTGttcccccagccacccccagcGGAGACTGTGACCAACTGCGCGGATGGCGGGGTGCTCGGTGTCGTAACTGGGGTCCTGGGCTGCCTGCAGGCGCTGGAAGTTTTGAAGATCGCAGCAGGTCTGGGTCCGTCTTACAGTCGCAGCCTGTTAATCTTTGATGCCCTCAGGGGCCAATTTCGCTGTATTCAGCTTCGGAGCCGCAGGCTTGACTGTGCAGCTTGCGGCGAGCGGCCCACTGTGACTGCCCTGCAGGACTACGAAGCCTTCTGCGGCTCCTCGGCCACCGATAAGTGCCGCTCCCTGCAGTTGCTGAGCCCAGAGGAGCGAGTTTCGGTCGCCGACTATAAGCGACTTCTGGACTCCGGCTCACCCCACCTGCTGCTGGACGTCAGACCTCAAGTGGAGGTGGACATCTGTCGTTTGCCTCATGCCCTGCACATTCCTTTGAAACACTTGGAGCGGAGGAACGCGGAGAGCCTGAAACTCTTAGGAGAAGCAATCCGGGAAGGGAAGCAGGGCGCACAGGCAGGGGCAGCTTTCCCAGTTTATGTGATTTGCAAACTGGGCAATGACTCCCAGAAGGCCGTGAAGATCCTGCAGTCTTTGACAGCAGTCCAGGAGTTAGAATCTTTAACAGTTCAGGATGTTGTGGGGGGCCTCATGGCCTGGGCTGCCAAAATCGATGGAACATTTCCTCAGTACTGA